The Primulina huaijiensis isolate GDHJ02 unplaced genomic scaffold, ASM1229523v2 scaffold42781, whole genome shotgun sequence genome includes a region encoding these proteins:
- the LOC140969808 gene encoding monooxygenase 3-like, producing MAIVVLMPLKWPFCLPSSQPKAIHLTKIRSRIRSMASSEAGGVSRREDIVIVGAGIAGLATAVSLQRVGIGSVVLEQAESLRTGGTSITFFKNGWKVLDAIGVGSQLRSQYLEIQGIVMKSEDGRELRSFIIKDEDESQEVRAVERRMLLETLASQLPPNTISFSSKIKNIERGKKDETVLKLEDDSQISAKIVIACDGTRSPVAEWMGFPDPNYVGYCAIRGIGFYPDGQPVEPKINYVYGRGVRAGYLPISSTKVYWFLCFNSPSPGPKITDPFMLRQKTNKLIQNWSSDLLDIIKSTPDDMFIRTPLVDRWLWPGISPPASVGNVVLVGDAWHPMTPNLGQGGCCALEDSVVLAKKLEQALKFRTISVEDAFKAYESERWPRIFPLIVRANLMGAILQLDNPLVCSLRNNFILPKLVQLGPMLEHTNFEFEPL from the exons ATGGCGATCGTGGTATTGATGCCTTTGAAATGGCCATTTTGCTTGCCTTCATCGCAGCCAAAAGCAATCCACCTCACGAAAATAAGGAGCAGAATCAGGTCCATGGCGAGTTCTGAAGCTGGTGGTGTAAGTAGAAGGGAAGATATAGTCATCGTGGGGGCTGGAATTGCTGGGCTTGCTACTGCTGTTTCACTGCAAAG GGTGGGGATTGGGTCAGTGGTGCTGGAGCAGGCTGAGTCTCTGAGGACTGGAGGAACATCGATTACATTTTTCAAGAATGGATGGAAAGTGTTGGACGCTATAGGCGTGGGAAGCCAGCTGCGAAGCCAATATCTTGAAATTCAAGG GATAGTGATGAAATCAGAAGATGGAAGGGAACTACGATCCTTCATAATCAAGGATGAGGATGAAAG TCAAGAAGTTCGAGCGGTAGAGCGACGAATGCTCTTGGAGACTCTTGCTAGCCAGCTGCCACCAAATACGATTTCATTCTCCTCTAagattaaaaatattgaaagaggTAAAAAGGACGAGACCGTGCTGAAGCTCGAGGATGATTCGCAGATATCTGCTAAG ATTGTCATTGCATGTGATGGGACACGGTCTCCAGTGGCTGAGTGGATGGGCTTTCCTGATCCCAATTATGTTGGATATTGTGCTATTCGTGGCATTGGATTTTACCCTGATGGGCAACCGGTGGagccaaaaataaattatgtttatgGCAGAGGTGTGCGTGCTGGCTATTTGCCAATTTCTTCCACTAAAGTGTATTGGTTTCTCTGCTTCAACAGCCCTTCACCAG GTCCAAAGATAACTGATCCTTTCATGTTGAGGCAGAAAACTAACAAATTAATCCAAAACTGGTCGTCAGATCTTTTGGACATCATAAAATCTACTCCAGATGATATGTTCATACGAACCCCTCTGGTAGATCGTTGGTTGTGGCCTGGAATCAGCCCTCCAGCTTCAGTAGGAAATGTTGTTCTTGTTGGCGATGCATGGCATCCAATGACACCAAATCTCGGGCAAGGTGGCTGTTGTGCATTGGAAGATAGCGTTGTTCTCGCCAAGAAACTTGAGCAGGCGTTAAAGTTTAGGACCATTTCTGTAGAAGACGCATTTAAGGCTTATGAAAGTGAAAGATGGCCACGAATCTTTCCATTGATCGTCCGTGCAAATCTCATGGGTGCCATACTGCAGCTGGATAACCCGTTAGTATGTTCTCTTCGAAATAATTTTATTCTACCCAAGCTTGTTCAGCTTGGTCCAATGCTAGAACATACAAATTTCGAATTTGAGCCTCTATAA